CTTTGCAAGGATTGGATATTCAACCCGAAACAGAAGTACTAGATTTATGCTGTGGTGCGGGACAGGTAACGCGGTTTTTGGTGGAGTCCTCTAATCGAGTAACAGGGTTGGATGCGTCTCCCTTTGCCATCAAACGAGCAAAGGACAACGTTCCTCAAGCACAATACGTACAAGGATTTGCTGAAAATATGCCCTTGGGCGAGTGTCAGTTCGATATCGTACAGACAAGTGCCGCACTTCATGAGATGAATCCCCAGCAATTGCGACAAATCCTCAAGGAAGTGTATCGCGTTCTCAAGCCGGGAGGAACTTTTGCACTGATCGATTTTCACCAACCCACCAATAAGCTGTTTTTTCCCGGTTTAGCAATGTTTCTTTGGTTGTTTGAAACGGAAACGGCTTGGCAGTTATTGGAGATGGATTTGGCGAAGGAATTGGAAGATGTCGGATTTGGTATCGGCAAGCAGCAATTGTATGCAGGGGGAAGCTTACAGGCAATTCACGCGAAAAAGCCTTATATGAAATAGTTTTAAATTTGCTACGCAGGGCTGACGGGGCGACGGGGAGACAGGGGGACGGGGCGAAAGATATGTCGCATTGTTTTCGCAGGCATTGCAGACCATTTTTGAGAGATTTGGATATGTCTGCCCACCCTTATTTTCGTTCTAACCACGCGCGCATTTTACCCGGATTCATCAACCCGTTGGGATCGACTTTTTCTTTAAAGGCGAGTTGTAAGGGATTGATAACTTTTCGTCCCCCATCTTCCAAGATATAGGTGTGGGGATTAGCAATAAGCGCGCCGCGTTCTTCGTGATAGCGAATAATTTCGTTGAGGCGTTCCTCTGTGGTGAAGCGAACCAGTTGTAATCCGGCGGGGATGGCTTTGCCGCCAACGCGCAAGAATTCTAGGTGCATGGGGACTTCATCGCCAAAATGCCGATACATTTCCTCTACGATTTCAAGGTTAAAGAAAAAGGTTTGTAAGTAGGTGAGGGTGGGATCGATGCTGCGAGCGTGGAGGGTGGTATGATTCCAGGTAAATTCAGGTAAACTGAGTCCTTTTTGTGGCTGTTGAGCGGTTCGGCAGTAGGTTTGCTCGCCGCCATATTCTTGAATTAAGTCCTGAAGTCCTTCCAAACTAGACTCCGCAACCATCAGCAAGGCGCAATGTTTCCCCGTAGGAAGGTGGGATTTGAGGGGGGTGAAATAGGAGGGAATGGGATCTGCACAAATGCAAACTAACTTTTTGAGCAATCCGTCTGCATCGCTGAGGGCTTGACCAAATCGCGCGGCTTGCATGAACTCGTCAAACACAACGATTGTGTCCGCCCAAGGGTAGGCAGGGGCGAGGGCGATTTCTAGTTCGGTGATGATGCCGTTGGTTCCGTAGGCGTGGTTGACTTTCTGTACGTCGTCGCCGCGCAGTTCGAGGCGTTGCGGGGGGTCTTCCATTGTCATCACTTTAGCGGCTAATACGTTTCCGCGATCGCGCAATTGACCGTAAGTAATCGAACCAATTCCTCCGCTTCCCCCGCCAATAAACCCGCCAATGGTTGCACTGCGGTAAGTTGAGGGATACATTCGCAACTCCCACCCTTGAGTTTTCGCTTCTCGATCTAAGTCAATAATTTTAACCCCTGGTTCCACGCAAGCAACGTCCCCGCGAATCCAACGGATTGCATTCATGGAGGTGGTATCGAGGATTATGCCGCCTTCTAAGGGGATACATTGACCGTAATTTCCCGTTCCCGCACCGCGAACGGTGAGGGGGATTTGATGCCGAACGCAAGTCTGTACAACTCGTTTTACCTCCTCTTCCTGCTTGGGACGAACGACGAGGTTCCCGCGCTTATTCGCGAGTTGGGGTTGTAGGATGGGGCTGAAATGGTAGTAGTCGAGGGAGAGTTTTTCGAGTTGGTTGGCGTTGGTGATGACTTCCATTCCCGCGAGTTCGGTAATAATTGCATCCCAATTGATGGATTTAGCGATCATGAGAGTGAGTTTAGAAGGGTAAGGGCAGGTTTTGCTAATTTATTATGAATCCAATCGATTGGGAAAATAAATCTATCAAGAGGTCGAAAAATGAAAGCGATTCCCATCGGCGATTTGTTTAACGCACACGATATTTGGGATGTTTTGTATACTCGTACTGGGTTTAGGGTGGTTGCAGTTGGTATTCTCCCAGCATCCGAAGAATATGCACACCTTGAGCTATTTTTGCCAGACGTAGAAGGATTTCGATGTCTTGATGAAGGCAACTTATTAAGATATTGGGCATCAGAGCAATTTAAAACAGGTCATGCTGTTTATCAAATTGAATCAGAAGGCTGGCTTGATGAGAAACGAACAGAATGGATATCAATAACCAATTGCTGCCAAGAATACTTTGTTACAACAGAGAACGAATGTATTTCTGTACTATCCTATTCGACTCCAATTATGCGCGTCTATGAAGACCCATATCCACCCGAATAGCAATACCTCTAGTCATTAAGCGCTTATTTTCTATCACTTCAATTAACTCTTCAAGTGCAACCTCAAAAGCACGAGCAATGTTATAAACTGCCGAAAGATCGACTGTGTTTAAGAAATCGCGACAAACGCAGCTTTTAGTGGGAAACAAAACCATCGATCGCGTTTAATCAATTTTCTCAATATCCCCAACAACGCGATAAAAACCGCCCTTTGCCGTTTCGCGAATTTCTTCAACTCGAAAACGCGCCCCTTCTTCGCGCAAATTGCGGGGAAATTGTACGTTCCAATCGGGATTGTAACCGGGAGAGACGACCCGAACTTTTAATTTACTGCCTTGTTTGTAACATTCAACAATAATCCCCGTTGTTGTGCTGGGTTCGGGAGTCAGCCATTTGGTTTTAATCCGTTGAATTTGTTCTTGAAATTTCTTGCCCTTTTCAGGGTTAACCATTGCCACAAAATTAGCAAATCCTTGAACAGATGCAAGTGCGTCTGTAGAATTGCCCCAATGTTTTCCCTCAAACCCATCTCGTTCGATTTGAAATAGGGTGGCACGAAAGCGTTTTAAGGTCGCGCGATCGCAGTTGAGAAATTCATTAACCACAATCCCCGTCACCTCAAGCTGGCTGGACTTACGGCGCAGAACGCGGGTTTTCTCCGGATGAATTGCAAAGCCTTCGTGGGTAACAATCGACTCGCTGCGGCGGAGAACATTGCAGATATAGCGCAAACTCTCCCCAGAAGCAGAAAAGGTCAAATCGTCGGCGTAGCGGGTGTAAGTAAACTCCAACTCATTCGCCATTGCCCGCAATCGCTTATCGAGACGGCGACAGAGGATATTACTGATTGCGGGAGAAGCAGGGGAACCTTGGGGCAAATGACGTTCTCCTAGGGCGACATAATAGGTTTTTCCATCCAATTCCACTGCGGTTGTATCCGCCTCCGTACAAAGGAGGGCAAGAATCGTTGCAGTGGCTTCAGCGTAGCCAAAAGAGCGAAATATCCCTTTAACCCGCTTGTAGGAAATGGTGGGAAAAAAGTCCTTCAAATCGCGATTAATGACGACATCTGCCCCAACATGAGGTTGTGCGTTGGTGACAATCGAGCGATCGCGCCGAAATCCGTGGGCGGCATCATCCACTTCAACCCGTTCTAAAATATGACTCAAAATCCAATGCTGTACCGCCTTCAACTTGGGCATCGGCGAGGAAATCAGCCGTTCTCCGCCAGTTTTTTTAGGAATTTTGAAACGGATGTAGTGGGTATGTGTTGAGGTTTTGCGATTGAAAGCGAGGAAACGCAATTGTCCGATGGAAATTCCCATTGCAGCGGCAATGTGTTCTGCGGTGGGGAGAGAAGGCAGTCCGCGAGAGGCTAAACGTTCTGAGTTTTCCTCGCAATCATTCAGTCCCGCTGATACCCCTTCCCCTAGATAAACGATCTCTCGTTCTTGGCGTTCCTGCCAAGCCTCTGCCCGTTCTTGCCGTTCTCTCTCCCGCCGTTCTTTTGCCTCCTGACGCTTGCGGCGCGATTCCGCGAGGCGTTGCTTCAATAGTCGCCTACGTGCCGCTTGTTCGTCCTGAAGCGTGCGACTTTCTTGGCGCAATTTATTCAATTCTTGTCGCAGTTCGCTTTTACGCCGAATCTCGTCTGCCGGATCGTTGGGAATTTCCCCTTGGGCAGGCCAAAACCCAAAGCGAATCATCTCTTCGAGGACAAATTGTTCTCTGCCTACTTGGCGAACGCGATCGTAGAGTTCTTGGCGAGTGCGAGGGGAATCGGACATGGAAATTCAAACCATATAGCGCTACACATTTTAAGGTTAGGACATTTATGAGCCTTCAGCCTTCAGCCTTCAGCATTCAGCTTTTGAGTCATGAGTGAAATGAGGTCGGAAATTGTTGAATTTCTGTTATGTTTGCCAATCTTTAAACGTTCCCTAGTCTCCCCTTTCTCCCCTTTCTCCCCTTTCTCCCCGTCTCCCCAATTGCAAATTGGTAATTGGTAATTGGTAATTGGTAATTGTCTCCCTCATTGACGATTTAAGTGCATAGCAGCTTAGTAATCTCTGTAGTCCCGATGGGGAGAGATATCTCGGATGAGCAGTCTAACCGTATCAAAGAGAATCAATATGCCTGCGGTCATCAAGCCTGATAATAAGCCATTCAGGGTAGAAAGCGTGTAATAAAGCCCCCTGTACCATCCTGGCGGAATATTATCAAATTTGCCGACGGGCAAACTGAGACACAATAACAGCAAAACCGCGCCGATAAAAGTTGCTGTTGAGATCAATCCGACAATTTCTATGCTTCTATAAACCGATCCATCAAATTCATTTTCTGATTTATTGGTCATACTTAGCAAGGTGAGCATCAGCGCGAGTACAGTTGCTGATGCTGTCGTAATTGCAGAACCAAAATAGAGTGAAGAACTCTGCAATCCCTTAAGAAGATCGACGGCTTTTGCCGAACTATAAATGCTGCCCACAAGATAGGGTTGGGCAATGATAATAAATGCTGTAATGCCAGCACAAATCAGTAGGGAACGTCTGAGTGTGGGATTGTGGTACACAGACTTTAGTACTTTGAATTTTCGTTTCATTTTTACCCTAATTGATAAGTAATTGCTGAACGTACCATAAATCCCAACTGGGAATCTTTTAGCCCCTACCAAATAACCGTTTTAGGGGATTTGAGGCAATCTGACCAATTCCTTTGAATTTGCTTTTTTGAGCTGCTTGAACGGGGTCTGAATCTGTGAGAATTTGGACGGCGCGATCGCGCAATTTAGTGTTACCATCTTCACTACCAGTAGAAACAAGCGTTGTGCCTCCTTCGTCATCCCCTGTTTGTGCTTCATTGAGCGCCGTTTGATACGCTTTCTGTAAGCTGGGGAGGCTCGCTGCAATGGTAGGGAGTTCGACAACTCGATTCTCTAGGTTCTGACCGATGGAATGAAGTTGAGCTTGCAAACCAGAGGGCAATGATTCATCCTGTTGACCGAGGGCAGTCATAAAAGCAATCAGACTCTTTTCTTGTTGAGGGTTAAAAGGTGCCATGACCAAAAAAGTTCTCCAATGAAGATTAGGGCAAAATAACAGTAAGGATACTGAAGATTCACCTATTTTTATAGTAAGAAACTCTGCGAGTTTTGCGCGTTATAAACGTCAAAATCTATCTTTAGATGGAGCGATTACTCTGAGTCGCGCGATCGCGCAAAACCGATCTCAAAGCTTGACTGTTCGCCCAATCAACCGTTGGTCGCAAGGATTCAATACAAGATACCCGTTGACCTACACTCTATCGCTGCTCGCATTTTATCGAGGTATCGGCGCGTTCTTATCCCTCAAGAGAAATAATTCTGGGTGGAGACAAATCGCACATCAACTGCGCCGCGCATTCTTTGGATGTGAGTCGTTCGTAAACGACCGGACGATCGCGCGTTTTGATTTCTGATTAAAATTTAGGAATAGCAAATTTTTTGCTGACACCTGATAGCTGATGGCTATAACTTAGCTAAGTAGGATAGTTTATGAGTTGGGCTACTCTATGAGAAAGCAAATTATTGTCGCGATTTTAAGTTTGACGATCGTTCCGCTATTCCTTTACGGTTGGGGCAAGTTGTTGGAGCGAGAAACGACGGCGGGAAAACCTTCTGTACGAGATTTGCTCAAGTCGCTTCAACAGCCGGAAAAGCCTAAAGTCAAAGCTCCAATACCCCATTGGAAGCCGGAAGAGAAAGAAACCTTGCAACCGATCGCGGGGGAGAAAGTTAAAGAGCCAAATTTAGGCTTAGACGAGCAACTTTGGGGAGAAACGGGCGATCGCGCGGAACTTTTGAAGGCGATCGATCGCAGCTTGCAGTATTTGGATTCAGAGGCGGCGGTGGCGGCGTATAAAAACTATCCGGTTGAGGGGATTACGCGCGATCGCGTTCAAAAAAGTCTACAACGTTTTCGAGAGTTAGCCGTTGCGTCCCAATCCCCCGAACAACTCCAGGAACAGGTGAAGCGGGAATTTACGTTTTATCAATCCGTGGGGCGCGATCGCAAGGGAGATGTTCTCTTCAGCGCCTATTTTGAACCGATTTATCCCGCAAGTCGTCAGCGTACTGAGGAATATCGCTATCCCATTTATCGTTCTCCTTCGGGTTTAGCCTCCTGGAAGCGTCCCCATCCCACCCGCGAGGAATTAGAGGGAGAGGACGGTTTGAAGACTCACCCCAAGCTGAAAGGATCGGAGTTATTTTGGTTGCGCGATCGCTGGCAAGCTTATACGATTCACATTCAAGGTTCGGCGCGACTCCAACTCACCGACGGAACGGAAACCACGGTGGGTTATGCGGGAAATACGCGCCAGGATTATACGAGTATTGGGTGGGAACTCGCTGAGGATGGGAAACTTCCCCTAGAAGCCATTACGATGCCTCTGATTCGCGAGTATTTTGCCCAGAATCCCCAGGAATTGAACGATTATTTGACGCGCGATCGCAGTTTTGTTTTTTTCAGCGAAAACCGGGGGAAACCCGCTTCTGGTAGTATTGGCGTGACGTTAGCTCCAGAGCGCGCGATCGCGACAGATAAATCCTTAATGCCACCCGGTGCATTAGCTCTCATTCACACGACCCTGCCCTTTCCTGGGGCAAATGGGACGATGGAGGAGCAAACCATCAGCCGCTACGTTCTCGACCAAGATGCTGGGGGTGCAATTAAAGGTGCGGGTCGCGTGGACTATTTTCTCGGTGCGGGGAAAATAGCAGAAGAACGCGCCGGAGTCACGCGCAGTCAAGGACAGTTGTATTACCTTTTGCTCAACGAAAAATCTTGACGGAGAGGCGGGAAATATAGCATACGCAGTCAAGAGTACACAATTTCAAAATTCACAATCTAATGCAGGCTCTACGAGAATTGGCATGATGCAAACTTTACACATATTACACAGAAAATTCACATGAATTTCACACACTTAGCTTTATAGTGGTTTACTTTTTTAGTAGGAACTATTGGCAAATCAATCTACATTTAATTTTCATTAACATCGACATGACAGTTATGAAGACCTCAAAAGAAAGAAAAAAATCAATATCAAAAATTAGCCATGCTTCAGGAATCGCACAATATGCATTAGCAGCAAAAATGAGCGACGAGCAAATCACTAAAGCTGCTAAACATCTAGATGTACTTTCAGTAATTAAGTCCGCAAATAATTACAATCGTTATTGCCAATCTCAGAAAACTGCTGAAGCCAATCAAAAGCTAAAGCAATTCATGAATATCGAGAATTCTGAAATTTACAAAGCGGGTCAATGGCTATTACATTCTTTATCTAACGTTGGTCAAGAAAGAAAAGAAAGTTTGCTTGAGAAAGAATTAATTCATAAAGAAGATTATAATCAAACAGTTGAAGATTTGAATGACGTAATTAGCGAACAAAAACAAGGTGTTGATAAACAGACATTTTCAGCGAGCGAGAGCATAAAAAATCTTGAAGATGCTAATGACTCATTTCGATATCAGTTACAGGCTATCAAAGATTATATAGAAAATAATTATGATGCAAAAACTTGGTCAGAAATAGAAAAATACATTCATAGAAATTAATCCAAAAGAATATTCAATGAAAATTGTTAAAGGTTTAAAATATAGAGACTGGCAAAAAAGAAACAAAGAACATTTTGAATCTTTGAGTTCAGATAAACAAAAAAAAGCCAGGAAACAGGGATACTGCAATCGTGGCTGGAAAAAAGTAATATCTTCCTGGAAGATACTTTGTAAGGCACACAAAAAAATCTCAAGCTTATTTGACTATAAGCTTTCTCAAGGAGATTTAATTGGTGCTATAGATCTATCAATTCTTGAAGCAGATAAAGCCAAGGAGACAGCAAAATTAGCTTTAAAAGAACTCAACGAAAATCAAAAAAAATTAGATAAATTAGCAAATGAAGCCTTGCAAAAATATTCACCTTTATAGATAAAACTGGCAATGAATGAAGTAATCAAAAAATATAAATTAAGAAAACTATATAAATCAAGTGATGTTTCTGCTGTGTGGAACGCTAGTCAAAACTTA
This genomic stretch from Lusitaniella coriacea LEGE 07157 harbors:
- a CDS encoding class I SAM-dependent methyltransferase, which produces MATILRDWSYRYQWLYDTITSVAAVAVGGEKRLRQLPLQGLDIQPETEVLDLCCGAGQVTRFLVESSNRVTGLDASPFAIKRAKDNVPQAQYVQGFAENMPLGECQFDIVQTSAALHEMNPQQLRQILKEVYRVLKPGGTFALIDFHQPTNKLFFPGLAMFLWLFETETAWQLLEMDLAKELEDVGFGIGKQQLYAGGSLQAIHAKKPYMK
- a CDS encoding FAD-binding oxidoreductase — its product is MIAKSINWDAIITELAGMEVITNANQLEKLSLDYYHFSPILQPQLANKRGNLVVRPKQEEEVKRVVQTCVRHQIPLTVRGAGTGNYGQCIPLEGGIILDTTSMNAIRWIRGDVACVEPGVKIIDLDREAKTQGWELRMYPSTYRSATIGGFIGGGSGGIGSITYGQLRDRGNVLAAKVMTMEDPPQRLELRGDDVQKVNHAYGTNGIITELEIALAPAYPWADTIVVFDEFMQAARFGQALSDADGLLKKLVCICADPIPSYFTPLKSHLPTGKHCALLMVAESSLEGLQDLIQEYGGEQTYCRTAQQPQKGLSLPEFTWNHTTLHARSIDPTLTYLQTFFFNLEIVEEMYRHFGDEVPMHLEFLRVGGKAIPAGLQLVRFTTEERLNEIIRYHEERGALIANPHTYILEDGGRKVINPLQLAFKEKVDPNGLMNPGKMRAWLERK
- a CDS encoding reverse transcriptase family protein, which codes for MSDSPRTRQELYDRVRQVGREQFVLEEMIRFGFWPAQGEIPNDPADEIRRKSELRQELNKLRQESRTLQDEQAARRRLLKQRLAESRRKRQEAKERRERERQERAEAWQERQEREIVYLGEGVSAGLNDCEENSERLASRGLPSLPTAEHIAAAMGISIGQLRFLAFNRKTSTHTHYIRFKIPKKTGGERLISSPMPKLKAVQHWILSHILERVEVDDAAHGFRRDRSIVTNAQPHVGADVVINRDLKDFFPTISYKRVKGIFRSFGYAEATATILALLCTEADTTAVELDGKTYYVALGERHLPQGSPASPAISNILCRRLDKRLRAMANELEFTYTRYADDLTFSASGESLRYICNVLRRSESIVTHEGFAIHPEKTRVLRRKSSQLEVTGIVVNEFLNCDRATLKRFRATLFQIERDGFEGKHWGNSTDALASVQGFANFVAMVNPEKGKKFQEQIQRIKTKWLTPEPSTTTGIIVECYKQGSKLKVRVVSPGYNPDWNVQFPRNLREEGARFRVEEIRETAKGGFYRVVGDIEKID
- the mltA gene encoding murein transglycosylase A; this translates as MRKQIIVAILSLTIVPLFLYGWGKLLERETTAGKPSVRDLLKSLQQPEKPKVKAPIPHWKPEEKETLQPIAGEKVKEPNLGLDEQLWGETGDRAELLKAIDRSLQYLDSEAAVAAYKNYPVEGITRDRVQKSLQRFRELAVASQSPEQLQEQVKREFTFYQSVGRDRKGDVLFSAYFEPIYPASRQRTEEYRYPIYRSPSGLASWKRPHPTREELEGEDGLKTHPKLKGSELFWLRDRWQAYTIHIQGSARLQLTDGTETTVGYAGNTRQDYTSIGWELAEDGKLPLEAITMPLIREYFAQNPQELNDYLTRDRSFVFFSENRGKPASGSIGVTLAPERAIATDKSLMPPGALALIHTTLPFPGANGTMEEQTISRYVLDQDAGGAIKGAGRVDYFLGAGKIAEERAGVTRSQGQLYYLLLNEKS